The DNA sequence CGTTCAAGAAATACCTGCCACTGCGAGGCGGTGATCTTGGCTGGATCGGATTTGAGAACTACATCCGATTTGTCACTTCCAGTTCATTCTGGCCGAGCGTTCAGGCAACGCTCACAATCGTCGGCGGTGTGCTGTTGATCACAGTGATTCTGGGCATATTGCTGGCAATTCTGCTGGACCAGCCGATGTGGGGCCAGGGATTTGTCCGAATTTTAGTTATCGCGCCGTTTTTCGTCATGCCGACCGTTTCCGCACTGGTCTGGAAAAACATGTTCATGGATCCTGTGAACGGACTTTTCGCACATTTGTGGAAGTTTTTCGGTCTTGCACCGATTGAGTGGCTGAGTCAGGCTTCGCTTTTTTCAGTGACCCTGATTGTTTCTTGGCAGTGGCTGCCTTTTGCAACACTCATTTTGCTGACTGCCATCCAGTCGCTTGACCGGGAACAGCTTGAAGCAGCGGAGATTGATGGTGCGCCTGCGCTGGCGAAGTTCTTTTACATCATACTGCCCCACCTCGGTCAGGCCATCACCATCGTCATCCTGATCCAGACTATATTTCTGTTGTCAATTTTTGCAGAGATTTTTGTGACAACCCAAGGCTCCTTCGGAACCAAGACTCTGACTTATCTCATATTCCAGCGCGTCCTGGAAAGTCAGAATGTAGGCCTTGGCTCAGCCGGCGGAGTCTACGCCATTATTCTCGCCAATATCGTTGCCATTTTCCTGATGCGCATTGTTGGCAGGAACCTTGACAAGTAGCACGTGCGAACCATGGCCATCACCACCTCAACAAGACGTCAGGTGATCAACACGATTCTCGCGTGGGGAGTCGGTCTTGTTATCTTTTTTCCGGTTCTGTGGACAGTGCTGACGAGCTTCAAATCAGAAGCCCAGGCGATTGCTGACCCGCCGCTTTTTCTTTTC is a window from the Acidiferrobacterales bacterium genome containing:
- a CDS encoding sugar ABC transporter permease — translated: MQQARSIPRMMMAPAVFLLLVWMLVPLSMTIFFSFKKYLPLRGGDLGWIGFENYIRFVTSSSFWPSVQATLTIVGGVLLITVILGILLAILLDQPMWGQGFVRILVIAPFFVMPTVSALVWKNMFMDPVNGLFAHLWKFFGLAPIEWLSQASLFSVTLIVSWQWLPFATLILLTAIQSLDREQLEAAEIDGAPALAKFFYIILPHLGQAITIVILIQTIFLLSIFAEIFVTTQGSFGTKTLTYLIFQRVLESQNVGLGSAGGVYAIILANIVAIFLMRIVGRNLDK